In the Magnetococcales bacterium genome, one interval contains:
- a CDS encoding protein containing Six-hairpin glycosidase-like domain protein — translation MTSTPLSIAIFQAIRETLISGKEIPETLDAHDLGVVFQPSLSQLRITLLEAGQPRLRSGGRRATFPATLQAVCKRLRQRPRFSEFDPSDPMRCRILLEIVVQEREADLAKMAETETFGPHRYEPGITGLKASLEGKSHYYLPTDAVFLGHRNLKSTLRSIARALKLTGETLAEHPIDFHLVESRAFVTYEQNVLFLYRGLPPPPPLNRETLERLLDASGRWMRDHMREDGRFLYYYNLANDSEKDHFHPKNPSYYNIVRHSGGVFGLLRFYEWCEDPSYLEAAKNALIFVEEQCRSHDTPWGEGRYVFYNRKGKLGGTGLALTALALYRKLSKDTRFDELMTGMARHIISRILPDGEMIGFFIHPRFHGGGPIENPTRKEQAKLFSFYYPGEALLGLAFFVQEGFADPELAATIREKARLTLDFIIKIRPKRYPELYSSLPSDAWLMQAIEAWHDDPEMRNKAWNRFVYSDAQKMIDHMYQPGETPYPDYAGTFRTHFGAIGNHQGNRGEGLVAAYHLAKKTGERRQANKFHKALMLLASSLPQTSVTPESCYPYPNPEKCIGSIRFKSNQKWVQVDSAQHTACFYARLLPLLKK, via the coding sequence ATGACTTCGACACCCCTATCGATTGCCATATTTCAAGCCATTCGTGAGACTCTCATCTCCGGGAAAGAAATTCCCGAAACCCTGGATGCCCACGATCTGGGAGTGGTTTTTCAGCCCAGCTTGAGTCAACTGCGCATCACCCTTTTGGAGGCTGGCCAACCCCGTTTACGCTCTGGAGGGCGGCGGGCCACTTTTCCAGCCACCCTTCAGGCGGTGTGTAAACGACTGCGCCAACGCCCCCGTTTTTCAGAGTTCGACCCTTCAGACCCCATGCGCTGCCGTATTTTGTTGGAAATTGTGGTGCAGGAGAGAGAAGCCGATCTGGCCAAAATGGCTGAAACCGAAACCTTCGGTCCCCACCGCTATGAACCGGGCATCACCGGCTTGAAGGCCAGCCTGGAGGGTAAAAGCCACTATTATCTGCCCACCGATGCGGTTTTTCTGGGCCATCGTAATCTCAAAAGCACCCTGCGCAGCATCGCCCGCGCCCTGAAACTCACCGGGGAGACGCTGGCAGAGCACCCCATTGATTTTCATCTGGTGGAGAGTCGCGCCTTTGTCACCTACGAACAAAACGTGCTCTTTCTCTATCGAGGCCTCCCCCCACCGCCCCCCCTCAACCGGGAAACCCTGGAGAGGCTACTGGATGCCAGTGGCCGCTGGATGCGGGACCATATGCGTGAGGATGGCCGCTTTCTCTACTACTATAATTTAGCCAACGACTCTGAAAAAGATCATTTCCACCCCAAAAACCCCAGCTACTACAATATTGTTCGCCACTCCGGCGGGGTATTTGGATTGCTGCGGTTTTATGAATGGTGTGAAGATCCGAGCTATTTGGAAGCGGCCAAAAATGCCCTGATCTTCGTAGAGGAGCAGTGCCGAAGCCACGACACCCCTTGGGGAGAGGGGCGCTATGTTTTTTACAATCGCAAGGGCAAACTGGGGGGGACAGGCTTGGCCCTGACCGCTCTGGCGCTCTATCGCAAGCTCTCCAAAGACACGCGCTTCGATGAGTTGATGACTGGCATGGCCCGGCACATCATCTCCCGCATATTGCCGGATGGCGAGATGATCGGATTTTTCATCCATCCCCGTTTTCATGGGGGGGGGCCCATTGAAAATCCTACCCGAAAGGAGCAGGCGAAACTCTTTTCATTCTACTATCCGGGAGAAGCACTCCTGGGGTTGGCCTTTTTTGTCCAGGAAGGGTTTGCCGACCCGGAACTCGCCGCTACCATCCGGGAAAAAGCCCGACTCACCCTCGATTTTATCATCAAAATCCGCCCCAAACGCTATCCGGAGCTATACAGCAGCCTTCCCTCGGACGCTTGGCTGATGCAGGCCATCGAAGCGTGGCACGACGATCCTGAAATGCGCAACAAAGCCTGGAATCGATTTGTCTATTCCGATGCCCAAAAGATGATCGACCACATGTATCAACCCGGAGAGACCCCCTATCCTGACTATGCGGGCACCTTCCGAACCCATTTTGGCGCCATCGGCAACCACCAAGGCAACCGGGGTGAAGGGTTGGTGGCGGCCTATCATCTGGCGAAAAAAACGGGAGAGAGAAGACAGGCCAATAAGTTTCATAAAGCCCTGATGCTCCTGGCCTCTTCCCTGCCCCAAACATCCGTCACGCCGGAGTCCTGCTATCCCTATCCCAATCCGGAAAAATGTATCGGCTCCATCCGGTTTAAATCCAACCAAAAATGGGTCCAGGTGGATTCAGCGCAACACACCGCCTGCTTTTATGCCCGGCTGCTGCCGCTGTTGAAGAAATAA
- a CDS encoding SUMF1/EgtB/PvdO family nonheme iron enzyme, translated as MTDKFDLPLAIAERLIGCFTPKYKLVRSLGAGTYGQVFLVEDGLKRVAVKILCLEMRPEVNQEGEDQTRQSISRDWHLVNAKWNLLHHASLVRIRDYYRYEESDPDSKVAVYGLIYMDYWPVNLKSCIRRLIKRERYTPQRKRAILSNLAESLLRLKTDTGLLVTDLKPANILVNTCSKGPLTLAFADLGGFHREHVAEFRRVETTQSYLPPEILDKRQKVVDEKALVYSFGLIGLFVLEGRRPTLDPDFEGKWQDYVRQGDELPWSDEVRVEMAPCVAIIERCLAKDREARFSGFVAILEALKEEHQAWRQREQSRLKPRFQRRFAKPPSVSSVPKEIRKEPVTGMEFVWIPPGAFRMGQSRTEKSELISRLGEEKYRGAFSRELPRHQVELDGFWMGRYPVTWGQFAKFAQDALYMTDAEREGSAFGPVAGEEKWKLRDDLSWRKVDFKQSRQHPVVCVSWFDAKQFAAWLGQKSSMAFALPSEAQWEYACRAGTRRAYWFGDTIEADQAHFATQGVYGQGRGGEIGGETMPVGRYPANGFGLHDLHGNVWEWCEDYYDARFYRKPEAKEKNPLCRKGGGYRVRRGGSWSFSAAHLRASCRGRNYADSRYLDVGFRLVLNPET; from the coding sequence ATGACCGATAAATTTGATCTCCCCTTGGCGATAGCGGAACGTCTTATCGGCTGTTTCACTCCGAAATACAAGCTGGTTCGCTCCTTGGGGGCAGGCACCTACGGTCAGGTGTTTTTGGTCGAGGATGGCTTGAAGCGGGTGGCCGTCAAGATATTGTGCTTGGAAATGCGGCCCGAGGTGAACCAGGAGGGAGAAGATCAAACGCGCCAATCCATCAGCCGGGATTGGCACCTGGTCAACGCCAAATGGAATTTGCTTCACCATGCCAGTCTGGTCCGGATTCGGGATTATTATCGGTATGAGGAGAGCGATCCCGACTCAAAGGTAGCGGTTTATGGGCTGATTTATATGGATTATTGGCCTGTTAACCTGAAAAGCTGCATTCGTCGTCTCATCAAGCGGGAACGCTACACCCCCCAGCGTAAACGGGCCATACTCAGCAACCTGGCTGAAAGCCTCCTTCGTCTGAAAACCGATACCGGGCTTCTGGTCACCGATTTAAAACCCGCCAATATATTGGTGAATACCTGCTCCAAGGGTCCGCTTACCTTGGCGTTTGCCGACCTGGGCGGCTTCCATCGGGAGCATGTCGCAGAGTTTCGGCGGGTTGAAACCACTCAAAGCTATCTCCCCCCGGAAATATTGGATAAACGCCAAAAAGTGGTGGACGAGAAGGCCTTGGTCTACAGCTTCGGCCTGATCGGTCTGTTTGTCCTGGAAGGTCGCCGACCCACCTTGGATCCTGACTTTGAAGGCAAGTGGCAGGATTATGTTCGGCAAGGGGATGAGCTGCCCTGGTCGGATGAAGTGCGCGTTGAAATGGCCCCTTGTGTGGCGATTATCGAGAGGTGTCTGGCGAAAGATCGTGAGGCGCGATTTTCCGGATTTGTGGCCATTTTGGAAGCTTTGAAGGAAGAGCATCAGGCGTGGCGTCAAAGGGAGCAGAGTCGCCTGAAGCCACGTTTCCAAAGGCGTTTTGCAAAACCTCCCTCTGTTTCATCCGTTCCGAAGGAGATCCGTAAGGAGCCGGTGACCGGTATGGAATTTGTCTGGATTCCACCGGGGGCGTTTCGGATGGGGCAGAGCCGAACGGAAAAAAGTGAGCTGATTAGCCGACTGGGGGAAGAAAAATATCGTGGCGCCTTCAGCCGGGAGTTACCTCGTCACCAGGTAGAGCTGGATGGCTTTTGGATGGGGCGCTATCCGGTCACCTGGGGACAATTTGCCAAATTTGCCCAGGATGCCCTCTATATGACCGATGCAGAGAGGGAGGGGAGCGCTTTTGGCCCTGTGGCTGGTGAGGAAAAATGGAAATTGCGGGATGATCTCAGCTGGCGGAAAGTGGATTTCAAGCAGAGCCGGCAGCATCCGGTGGTGTGTGTCAGCTGGTTTGATGCCAAGCAGTTTGCGGCGTGGCTTGGCCAAAAGAGTTCCATGGCGTTTGCTTTGCCCAGCGAGGCGCAGTGGGAGTATGCCTGCCGGGCTGGAACCCGAAGGGCGTATTGGTTTGGTGACACCATTGAAGCGGATCAGGCCCATTTTGCTACCCAAGGGGTATACGGCCAAGGTCGAGGGGGGGAAATAGGGGGGGAAACCATGCCGGTGGGCCGCTATCCTGCCAATGGTTTTGGCCTCCATGATCTTCACGGCAATGTTTGGGAGTGGTGTGAGGATTATTATGATGCGCGGTTTTACCGTAAGCCGGAAGCCAAGGAAAAAAACCCGCTGTGCAGGAAAGGTGGAGGATATAGAGTCAGGCGTGGCGGGTCTTGGAGTTTTTCCGCCGCCCATCTACGTGCCAGCTGCCGGGGACGAAACTATGCCGACAGCCGTTATCTGGATGTCGGATTCCGCTTGGTATTAAACCCGGAAACCTGA